The Tubulanus polymorphus chromosome 6, tnTubPoly1.2, whole genome shotgun sequence genome includes a region encoding these proteins:
- the LOC141906962 gene encoding uncharacterized protein LOC141906962: MIKQQQARCVSLLRHRVFFCFLLVFLFTGRRHVICLDRRHFVTLMTSPSAVTAGSDVTFTCEHVGFDRRDVSGLRVPYYIRWYHWDTSHMTTSMIDPGSGRCALPDWQNTMKYSVFCDTATKQGNLQANLTVKVEDKDGGIWGCDMFAQNGLVTASGETKLLVVKPPRMKSRYLTSRLHNTLVIPETKKTIEISCEPDVRLMNQSTVFLMKRGKGADVWKPVNEIHGSPGRFLYHPTARDTLHCAVTTKEGARILGDDVIADVTSMVITPGVNSSLHCEVRSTLNDVITNLTWYANDKPISELRQAKKRVSANQRTALIDYSQLVDVAEGKGVRFKCQAAHSHSKRVIEEEIHITRRSEDVHPVIADAAGNELMNNEVKLNEGESTTYTCKHATGEIQWENLLENHDKWKHYSYGKRLIIRGDMTLNNSQFRCVSRTNSKKSKENLRVTVIPKPKTTPGDPTGAAGSWSRVNDTTVHMIYNYDVKKTVTCKCGNDDAIHAIRLTGNTWSVQIPDDKTCTYECTGDFNIDIENKDDTGRYFKNWRVEGRVVKWTAQQPGIVFTVAHRCKANNGFISDGNVTSEAVNEQMSLNLTFPTNMAGEVAVILKFTWKHGAETRSMEREFTFKIGKDGSTVVENSDTGADSAAASSGVMFYVYIGVGILVIIICSTVVFICVRNKLKRSGKPAQPGVGYSAVPAAGNSGDVDVIYSNETGEIEDIYINSRFESTNQRQLRTEVDIDGAIYADFASVSGAVSGVTRGRPVNVVGGDDEPSVYGEVDFSRGPAVIMKK; this comes from the exons GCGAGATGTGTGTCATTATTACGTCATCGAGTTTTCTTCTGTTTTCTGTTGGTTTTTTTAttcacag GCCGCCGTCACGTGATCTGCCTCGATCGCCGCCATTTCGTTACCTTGATGACGTCACCGAGCGCTGTAACGGCCGGAAGTGACGTCACCTTCACTTGCGAGCACGTCGGTTTCGACCGTCGTGACGTCAGCGGTCTGCGAGTACCGTATTATATCCGCTGGTATCATTGGGACACCAGTCACATGACCACATCGATGATCGATCCCGGGTCGGGCAGGTGCGCGTTACCTGATTGGCAGAACACGATGAAATATAGTGTGTTCTGCGACACAGCGACCAAACAGGGAAATTTACAAGCGAATTTAACGGTGAAAGTTGAAGATAAAGATGGCGGAATTTGGGGATGTGATATGTTTGCACAGAATGGTTTAGTTACAGCGAGCGGCGAGACGAAACTATTAG TTGTGAAACCACCGCGAATGAAGTCCAGATATCTGACGTCACGGCTCCACAATACCCTCGTTATCCCGGAGACGAAAAAAACCATAGAAATCTCGTGTGAACCGGATGTGAGATTGATGAACCAATCAACTGTGTTTCTGATGAAGCGAGGTAAAGGGGCGGATGTATGGAAGCCGGTGAATGAGATCCACGGATCACCAGGGCGGTTTCTATATCACCCGACTGCACGGGACACACTACACTGCGCCGTCACGACAAAAGAGGGCGCTCGCATACTcggcgatgacgtcatcgctgACGTAACGT CTATGGTTATTACTCCCGGAGTAAATTCCAGTTTACACTGCGAGGTACGATCTACCCTCAATGACGTCATCACGAACCTCACGTGGTACGCGAACGATAAACCAATCAGCGAATTGCGACAAGCGAAGAAACGtgtatcagccaatcagaggACGGCATTGATAGATTACTCGCAGCTGGTGGACGTGGCTGAAGGAAAGGGGGTTAGGTTTAAATGTCAGGCCGCACATTCACATTCGAAACGCGTCATCGAAGAAGAGATACACATTACTAGACGGAGCGAAG ACGTTCACCCAGTGATAGCTGATGCAGCGGggaatgaattaatgaataatgaggTGAAATTGAATGAAGGAGAATCAACAACTTACACGTGTAAACACGCTACAGGGGAAATACAATGGGAAAATCTATTAGAAAATCATGATAAGTGGAAACATTATTCATACGGGAAACGATTAATAATCCGTGGCGATATGACACTCAACAACTCACAGTTCAGATGCGTCTCTCGTACGAATTCCAAGAAATCGAAAGAAAATTTAAGAGTAACAGTTATTCCCAAACCTAAAACTACACCGGGTGACCCTACTG GTGCGGCTGGGAGCTGGAGTCGAGTAAACGACACGACAGTTCATATGATATACAATTACGATGTGAAAAAAACTGTCACGTGTAAATGTGGTAACGATGACGCAATACATGCTATTAGACTAACCGGAAACACGTGGTCTGTTCAGATCCCCGATGATAAAACCTGCACGTATGAATGCACTGGTGACTTTAATATAGACATCGAAAACAAAG ATGATACTGGtcgatatttcaaaaactggCGAGTTGAAGGTCGAGTGGTGAAATGGACCGCGCAACAACCTGGAATCGTGTTCACTGTTGCCCATCGTTGTAAAGCTAACAATGGATTCATCAGCGACGGAAATGTCACGAGCGAAGCTGTTAACGAAcaaatgagtttaaatttgACGTTTCCGACAAATATGGCGGGAGAAGTGgcagttattttgaaattcacgTGGAAACATGGCGCAGAAACCCGCAGCATGGAAAGAGAATTTACCTTTAAAATCGgtaaagatggcagcactgtcGTGGAAAATAGCGATACCG GTGCTGATTCTGCTGCTGCTAGTTCTGGtgtaatgttttatgtttatATCGGAGTCGGTATTCTAGTGATTATTATTTGTTCTACGGTCGTCTTTATTTGCGTCAGAAACAAAC tcaaacggTCGGGTAAACCTGCTCAACCAGGAGTGGGTTACTCCGCTGTACCGGCGGCGGGTAACTCCGGCGATGTTGATGTTATATACAGCAATGAAACTGGTGAAATCGAAGATATTTACATTAATAGTCGATTTGAATCAACCAATCAGCGTCAACTTAGAACG GAAGTAGATATAGATGGCGCTATATACGCAGATTTCGCGAGTGTTTCGGGTGCAGTGTCCGGTGTCACACGTGGTCGTCCTGTGAATGTTGTAGGAGGTGATGATGAGCCGTCTGTTTACGGGGAAGTAGATTTCAGTCGTGGACCTGCCgttattatgaaaaaataa